A genomic window from Litoreibacter janthinus includes:
- a CDS encoding L-malyl-CoA/beta-methylmalyl-CoA lyase, which translates to MSFRLQPPSPARPNRCQLFGPGSRTALFEKMAASAADVINLDLEDSVAPSDKDTARANVIQATHDVDWGNKYLSVRINGLDTPYWYRDVVDLLEKSSERLDQIMIPKVGCAADIYAVDALVTAIEAATGRTKKISFEVIIESAAGIAHAEEIAASSPRLQAMSLGAADFAASMGMQTTGIGGTQENYYMLQGGNQHWSDPWHWAQAKIVAAARTHGVLPVDGPFGDFSDDDGFRAQARRSAVLGMVGKWAIHPKQIALANEVFTPSDEQVSEAREILAAMETAKANGEGATVYKGRLVDIASIKQAEVIVTQYEMINS; encoded by the coding sequence ATGAGCTTCCGCCTTCAACCCCCCTCACCTGCCCGCCCCAACCGTTGCCAACTGTTCGGTCCCGGCTCGCGCACTGCTCTGTTCGAGAAGATGGCGGCTTCGGCTGCTGACGTCATAAACCTTGATTTGGAAGATTCGGTTGCACCGTCCGACAAGGACACAGCACGCGCAAACGTCATTCAAGCGACCCACGATGTCGACTGGGGCAACAAGTACTTGTCGGTGCGCATCAATGGACTCGACACGCCATACTGGTACCGTGATGTGGTTGATCTTCTTGAGAAATCTTCCGAGCGCCTCGATCAAATCATGATCCCAAAAGTAGGATGCGCTGCCGATATTTATGCCGTGGATGCGCTTGTTACCGCCATCGAGGCCGCAACTGGCCGCACGAAAAAGATCTCCTTTGAGGTCATTATTGAAAGTGCCGCTGGCATCGCCCACGCCGAAGAGATCGCGGCGTCCTCGCCCCGACTGCAAGCAATGTCGCTTGGTGCGGCGGACTTCGCGGCCTCTATGGGGATGCAGACCACTGGCATCGGTGGAACGCAAGAAAACTACTACATGCTGCAAGGCGGCAACCAACACTGGTCAGACCCTTGGCATTGGGCGCAGGCAAAAATCGTTGCCGCCGCCCGCACGCACGGGGTGCTGCCCGTCGACGGCCCGTTTGGTGACTTCTCTGACGATGACGGCTTCCGCGCGCAGGCGCGTCGCTCTGCTGTTTTGGGTATGGTCGGCAAATGGGCAATCCATCCGAAACAAATCGCGCTGGCCAATGAGGTTTTCACGCCATCGGACGAACAGGTCAGCGAAGCGCGCGAAATTCTTGCCGCGATGGAGACAGCAAAGGCCAATGGTGAGGGAGCTACCGTTTACAAAGGCCGCCTGGTGGATATCGCATCTATCAAACAGGCTGAGGTCATCGTCACACAATACGAGATGATCAACAGCTGA
- a CDS encoding AraC family transcriptional regulator: protein MANPYEARLLRVKEYIHDNPAGDLSLDALADVAAMSRFHWHRVFHGMTGETCAGAVRRIRMHRAACWLIQKDWSIAEVAKRCGYDNVRSFTRTFREVFTLTPVAFRTRGALLSPQMEPQRGDDAMYPVEIRTQPKGRLAALAHTGPYIEIGKKFEAVSSMFSSRGLWPHARGMAGIYYDDPNAVPEADLRSYAGILVGSEFDMPGDMEDLTIAEGKVAVLTYQGPYAGLKAAYDYLYGAWLPQSGEEPRDAPAMEVYLNDPTDTAPEDLLTEIYLPLN from the coding sequence ATGGCAAACCCCTATGAAGCTCGCTTGCTGCGCGTGAAAGAGTATATTCACGACAACCCTGCAGGGGATCTTTCGCTTGATGCTCTGGCCGACGTTGCGGCGATGAGCCGGTTTCATTGGCACCGCGTGTTTCACGGCATGACCGGCGAGACTTGTGCTGGCGCTGTGCGACGTATTCGGATGCATCGGGCGGCGTGCTGGCTCATCCAGAAGGACTGGTCGATAGCCGAAGTGGCCAAGCGGTGCGGGTATGACAACGTGCGAAGTTTCACGCGTACTTTTCGGGAGGTGTTCACCCTCACGCCGGTTGCGTTTCGAACACGCGGGGCCTTGCTGTCCCCGCAAATGGAACCCCAAAGAGGAGATGATGCAATGTATCCGGTAGAAATCAGAACGCAGCCGAAAGGTCGCCTGGCAGCTTTGGCCCACACTGGCCCGTATATCGAGATAGGCAAAAAGTTTGAAGCTGTGAGCTCGATGTTCTCATCGCGAGGGCTTTGGCCGCACGCCCGCGGCATGGCGGGAATTTACTACGATGATCCGAACGCTGTGCCGGAGGCGGACCTGCGAAGCTATGCTGGAATTCTTGTCGGGTCGGAATTTGACATGCCGGGCGACATGGAAGACCTGACGATCGCAGAAGGTAAGGTGGCAGTGCTGACCTATCAGGGGCCATATGCTGGTTTGAAGGCAGCCTATGACTATCTCTACGGTGCTTGGCTGCCTCAAAGTGGCGAGGAACCACGCGACGCGCCAGCTATGGAGGTCTATCTCAACGATCCGACTGATACTGCGCCAGAAGACCTATTGACCGAAATTTATCTGCCGTTGAATTGA
- a CDS encoding acetyl-CoA carboxylase carboxyltransferase subunit alpha — protein MSNYLEFEKALAEIEGKAEELRAMARDNEEMDIEKEATALDKKAADLLKDLYKDLTPWRKCLVARHPNRPHCKDYIEALFDEYTPLAGDRNFADDHAVMGGLARLGDRSVVVIGHEKGNDTKTRIERNFGMARPEGYRKAIRLMDLAHRFGLPVVTLVDTPGAYPGKGAEERGQSEAIARSTQKCLEIGVPLVSVIIGEGGSGGAVAFATANRVAMLEHSIYSVISPEGCASILWKDAEKMREAAEALRLTAQDLKNLGVCDRIIAEPVGGAQRDAKAAIASVGTALGEMIDDLSKLTAEELIKDRRKKYLDLGSKGLAA, from the coding sequence ATGTCCAACTACCTTGAGTTCGAGAAAGCCTTGGCCGAAATCGAAGGCAAAGCCGAAGAATTGCGCGCAATGGCACGCGACAACGAGGAAATGGACATAGAGAAAGAGGCGACCGCGCTGGATAAGAAAGCGGCAGACCTGCTGAAGGACTTGTACAAAGATCTGACGCCATGGCGCAAATGCTTGGTCGCGCGCCATCCCAACCGGCCTCATTGCAAAGACTACATCGAGGCCCTGTTTGACGAATACACGCCGCTGGCTGGGGACCGAAACTTTGCGGATGATCACGCCGTCATGGGCGGTCTAGCCAGATTGGGTGATCGGTCCGTCGTGGTCATCGGCCACGAAAAAGGCAACGATACCAAAACCCGGATCGAGCGCAATTTCGGCATGGCCCGCCCCGAGGGCTACCGCAAAGCCATCCGTCTGATGGACCTCGCGCATCGCTTCGGACTTCCCGTTGTCACACTAGTAGACACACCCGGCGCATATCCTGGCAAAGGTGCTGAGGAACGCGGTCAATCCGAGGCGATCGCCCGGTCAACACAGAAGTGCTTGGAAATTGGCGTGCCATTGGTCTCGGTGATTATTGGCGAGGGTGGCTCTGGCGGGGCTGTCGCGTTTGCAACCGCCAATCGTGTGGCGATGCTGGAACATTCGATCTACTCGGTGATCAGCCCTGAAGGCTGCGCGTCCATTCTTTGGAAAGATGCCGAAAAAATGCGCGAAGCCGCTGAAGCGTTGCGCCTCACCGCGCAAGATCTCAAGAACCTCGGCGTATGCGACCGTATCATTGCGGAGCCTGTAGGCGGCGCGCAACGTGACGCGAAAGCTGCGATTGCAAGCGTTGGTACAGCACTCGGCGAGATGATTGATGACCTGTCAAAACTGACTGCTGAAGAGTTGATCAAGGATCGCCGCAAGAAGTATCTGGACCTTGGCTCCAAGGGGCTGGCGGCCTAG
- a CDS encoding pyridoxamine 5'-phosphate oxidase family protein: protein MDYVEDVAELEAVYGIPGEASLIKVADRLTPSYRKWIMASRFCVLTTVGPEGVDGSPRGDDGPVALELDDTLLALPDWRGNNRMDSLRNIVRDSRIALMFMVPGSNNVVRVNGEAKITFDEALCARFSDKGRQPRSVIVVKISEVYSQCARALMRADLWGGQSPNVDLPTVGDMLAEMKAGFDGKEYDSAWGDRAKDTMW from the coding sequence ATGGACTACGTCGAGGATGTTGCCGAACTAGAGGCGGTCTATGGAATTCCTGGAGAGGCGTCGCTGATCAAGGTGGCGGATCGGCTGACCCCGAGCTACCGCAAATGGATCATGGCGTCGCGGTTCTGCGTGCTGACGACAGTTGGCCCCGAAGGCGTGGACGGGTCGCCGCGTGGCGATGATGGTCCTGTTGCTTTGGAGTTGGACGACACTTTGCTAGCGCTGCCGGATTGGCGGGGGAACAATCGAATGGACAGTTTGCGAAACATCGTGCGCGATTCTCGCATCGCCCTGATGTTCATGGTTCCCGGCTCGAACAACGTGGTGCGCGTGAATGGTGAGGCGAAGATCACTTTTGACGAGGCGCTATGCGCGCGCTTTAGTGACAAAGGGCGTCAGCCCCGCTCCGTCATCGTGGTAAAGATTAGTGAGGTCTATTCCCAGTGCGCGCGCGCATTGATGCGGGCGGATCTATGGGGCGGGCAAAGCCCGAACGTCGATTTGCCGACAGTTGGCGACATGCTGGCAGAGATGAAGGCAGGGTTTGACGGCAAGGAATACGACTCCGCTTGGGGCGACCGAGCGAAAGACACTATGTGGTAG
- a CDS encoding lysophospholipid acyltransferase family protein, with protein MKYAVQWVRSLVFNFSMYVAMPTYALIYLPWAIVSPHGAVAACHAYCRYVKWTARWMVGLHSEVRGTPPTGEVLVAAKHQSFLDIIMIFDAIPHGKFIMKAILLYAPVLGQYAYRIGCIPVNRGKRGAAIAKMLADVEKGDKLPGQLVIYSQGTRLAPGVKRPYKIGTAVLYEQMGQTCYPVATNAGVFWPRRGVFRKPGVAVVEFLEPIAPGLPKEEFLAKLEAEVETASDRLLLEAGFQPKET; from the coding sequence ATGAAATACGCAGTGCAGTGGGTTCGATCACTGGTTTTCAACTTTTCCATGTACGTCGCCATGCCGACCTATGCGCTTATCTACTTACCGTGGGCAATCGTTAGCCCGCACGGTGCTGTTGCGGCCTGTCATGCCTATTGCCGCTATGTGAAATGGACGGCTCGGTGGATGGTTGGTCTACATAGCGAAGTGCGTGGCACCCCCCCGACCGGAGAAGTTCTTGTCGCAGCCAAGCACCAGTCCTTCCTTGATATCATTATGATTTTTGACGCGATCCCGCATGGGAAGTTCATCATGAAGGCGATCCTGCTTTATGCTCCCGTATTGGGGCAATACGCTTACCGCATTGGTTGTATTCCAGTGAACCGCGGTAAGCGGGGCGCGGCGATCGCCAAGATGCTGGCGGATGTTGAAAAGGGCGATAAGCTGCCAGGGCAATTGGTCATCTACTCCCAAGGTACGCGTTTGGCGCCTGGTGTGAAACGGCCCTATAAGATCGGCACAGCGGTCCTTTACGAACAAATGGGACAGACATGTTATCCAGTGGCCACCAATGCAGGCGTGTTTTGGCCACGACGGGGCGTTTTCCGTAAGCCTGGTGTAGCTGTAGTAGAGTTTTTGGAGCCAATCGCGCCGGGTCTGCCAAAAGAGGAGTTTCTCGCGAAGTTGGAGGCGGAGGTTGAAACGGCCTCCGACAGACTGCTTTTAGAGGCGGGGTTTCAGCCCAAGGAGACCTAG